One part of the Planctomycetaceae bacterium genome encodes these proteins:
- a CDS encoding thioredoxin family protein, with protein sequence MSNRFLLSVVICSLAACGCGEQSDSATGSVGQDDQNSGLPQTVAPMPGAASMELSDSAGASAVVPATRLTDIDETAVTAAEGSHKSDREPIYDTETPGDELIAAALRRAQRDHKHVLIEWGGNWCGWCYKLHDVFHNDQTVQPIVFEEYELVLVDEGNNHDLMLHYGGSDRQYAYPHLTVLDAEGNVLTNQETGSLEVGPKHDPEKVAAFLREWAPKKVDADELLTAALQQAAREDKHVLLRVGTPYCGWCKVLAQFIQDHDTLFDKDYVDIKIDTMRMTNGGEVADRFAPEEPGGVPWFVILDATGSVVATSHGPEGNVGYPHQPNEIAHFISMLRDTGSHLTDDDLSVIEADPTAYRTKREVKTN encoded by the coding sequence ATGTCAAACAGGTTTCTGCTGTCTGTTGTTATCTGCAGTCTTGCCGCCTGCGGTTGCGGCGAACAATCGGACAGCGCGACAGGCAGCGTCGGCCAGGACGACCAGAATTCGGGGCTTCCGCAGACCGTCGCGCCAATGCCCGGAGCCGCATCTATGGAACTCAGCGATTCCGCAGGAGCTTCGGCGGTCGTCCCGGCCACGCGATTGACGGACATCGATGAAACAGCGGTCACTGCCGCCGAAGGAAGTCACAAGTCCGACCGCGAACCGATCTACGACACGGAAACGCCCGGCGACGAACTGATCGCTGCCGCGCTTCGGCGGGCTCAGCGTGATCACAAGCACGTGCTGATCGAATGGGGCGGCAACTGGTGCGGCTGGTGTTACAAGCTTCACGACGTGTTTCACAACGACCAGACGGTTCAGCCGATCGTCTTCGAAGAATACGAGTTAGTGCTCGTCGACGAAGGCAACAATCACGACCTGATGCTGCACTACGGCGGCAGCGACCGTCAGTACGCGTATCCGCATTTGACGGTGCTGGACGCTGAAGGAAACGTTCTGACGAATCAGGAAACCGGATCGCTGGAAGTTGGTCCGAAACACGATCCCGAAAAAGTCGCCGCGTTTCTGCGCGAATGGGCTCCGAAGAAAGTCGACGCCGACGAACTGCTGACGGCCGCGCTACAGCAGGCGGCGCGGGAAGACAAACATGTGCTGCTTCGCGTCGGCACGCCGTACTGCGGCTGGTGCAAGGTGCTGGCTCAGTTCATTCAGGACCATGATACGCTGTTCGACAAGGACTACGTCGACATCAAAATCGACACAATGCGGATGACGAATGGCGGAGAAGTCGCCGACCGTTTTGCCCCTGAAGAACCCGGCGGAGTGCCGTGGTTCGTGATTCTCGACGCGACCGGTTCCGTCGTTGCCACGTCTCACGGTCCCGAAGGCAACGTCGGTTATCCCCACCAACCGAACGAAATCGCTCACTTCATCTCGATGCTGCGAGACACGGGAAGTCATCTGACCGACGACGATCTGTCCGTCATCGAAGCCGACCCGACGGCCTACCGCACGAAGCGGGAAGTAAAGACGAATTAG
- a CDS encoding DUF3500 domain-containing protein produces the protein MRNFSRRELLQSAGASLAVLAISPLPKFSGTAIAEETVSDSLPMQLYKSMTDEQRAKVCLPIDHPRRKYVSNWWYIHPDHRIPATFDADQQALIGRIFDSLHSANHQDAVREQVRLDQYGELKNAPAVGFFGTPDHDDFEFIYTGHHVTRRCNAHTDKGLGFGGNPIFYGHFRDEFNETADHPGNPYWYQGKVFNEFVQSLDESQRKQALLSTSPRSENPDVVVKKKTSEWSGLSCSQLSADQKTLFKETMKKMLAMFREDDVNATMASIGERGMVDRLYVSWYDGKYDIGSDQVWDTWQIEGPEMVWYFRGQPHIHSYFHLKT, from the coding sequence ATGAGAAACTTCAGTCGCCGAGAGCTACTTCAATCTGCCGGTGCCTCGCTGGCGGTGTTGGCGATATCGCCGCTGCCGAAGTTTTCGGGAACCGCAATCGCGGAAGAAACGGTGTCGGATTCGCTGCCCATGCAGCTTTACAAAAGCATGACCGACGAGCAGCGGGCGAAGGTCTGCCTGCCGATCGATCATCCGCGACGAAAGTACGTCAGCAACTGGTGGTACATCCATCCCGACCATCGGATCCCCGCAACGTTCGATGCCGATCAGCAGGCTCTGATCGGACGGATCTTCGATTCGCTGCACAGTGCCAATCACCAGGACGCGGTCAGAGAACAGGTCAGACTCGATCAGTATGGAGAACTCAAGAACGCACCGGCGGTTGGGTTCTTCGGAACACCGGACCACGATGATTTTGAGTTCATCTACACGGGACATCACGTCACGCGACGCTGCAACGCTCACACGGATAAGGGGCTCGGATTCGGCGGCAACCCGATTTTCTACGGCCATTTTCGCGACGAGTTCAACGAAACGGCAGACCATCCCGGCAATCCCTATTGGTACCAGGGAAAGGTCTTCAATGAATTCGTGCAGTCACTGGATGAATCGCAGCGGAAGCAGGCTCTGCTGTCCACAAGCCCCCGCAGCGAAAACCCGGATGTGGTCGTGAAGAAGAAGACGTCGGAATGGTCGGGACTGAGCTGCTCGCAGCTTTCCGCGGACCAGAAAACGCTGTTCAAGGAAACGATGAAGAAGATGCTGGCGATGTTTCGCGAAGATGATGTCAACGCCACGATGGCGAGCATCGGAGAAAGGGGCATGGTCGATCGGCTCTATGTGTCTTGGTACGACGGAAAATACGACATCGGCTCCGATCAGGTCTGGGACACGTGGCAGATCGAAGGTCCGGAAATGGTCTGGTATTTCCGTGGCCAGCCCCATATTCACAGCTACTTTCATCTGAAGACGTGA
- a CDS encoding polysaccharide deacetylase family protein, producing MATGNLTRRRWLRTAAGVSLAGCSSVVAQQRDSAGDLPKKAQIAITLDLEMSRNFPRRQDTHWDYEKGNLDDATKQYAVDAGRRVKNHGGSIHYFCVGRVLEQPDVSWLNAIADQGHPIGNHTYDHVNLLAATPDELQFRFRRSPWLIEGRSVAEVIRENIRLTTLALEQRTGIRNRGFRTPGGFSTGLNGREDLQQLLLELGFTWVSSVYPPHANSAPEQKPGDAVLDSIVDAQRSAQPFVYPTGLVEIPMSPISDIGAFRTGQWKLEWFLDAIRRAVTWAIDHRAVFDFLAHPSCLGVVDPEFRTIDLICRLTTQAGNAAEFADLDQIAASAIGSV from the coding sequence GTGGCGACAGGAAATCTGACGCGTCGCCGCTGGCTGCGAACTGCAGCCGGTGTGTCTCTTGCGGGGTGCAGCAGTGTGGTTGCTCAGCAGCGGGATTCGGCCGGAGATCTGCCGAAGAAGGCTCAAATCGCGATCACGCTGGATCTGGAAATGAGCCGCAACTTTCCACGCCGGCAGGACACGCACTGGGACTACGAAAAGGGAAATCTCGACGACGCGACAAAACAGTATGCCGTCGACGCAGGCCGGCGAGTGAAGAACCACGGAGGAAGTATTCACTATTTCTGTGTCGGGCGCGTTCTGGAGCAGCCGGACGTGTCCTGGCTGAATGCGATTGCGGACCAGGGGCACCCGATCGGCAACCATACCTACGATCACGTAAACCTGCTGGCAGCGACACCGGACGAGCTGCAGTTTCGCTTCCGGCGTTCCCCGTGGCTGATCGAAGGCCGCTCCGTGGCGGAAGTCATTCGCGAAAACATCCGCCTGACGACGCTTGCCCTGGAACAGCGGACCGGCATCAGAAATCGCGGCTTTCGTACTCCGGGAGGATTCAGCACCGGTCTGAATGGCCGCGAAGATCTGCAGCAACTGCTGCTGGAACTCGGATTCACCTGGGTCAGCAGCGTCTATCCGCCGCATGCCAATTCCGCGCCTGAACAGAAACCCGGTGATGCTGTCCTGGACAGCATTGTCGACGCTCAGCGATCTGCGCAGCCGTTTGTGTATCCCACGGGGCTGGTGGAAATCCCGATGAGTCCGATCAGCGACATCGGAGCGTTTCGCACGGGTCAGTGGAAGCTGGAGTGGTTCCTGGATGCGATCCGACGAGCCGTCACCTGGGCGATTGACCATCGAGCTGTCTTCGATTTCCTTGCTCATCCGTCGTGCCTCGGCGTGGTCGACCCGGAATTCAGAACGATCGATCTGATCTGCAGACTTACAACGCAGGCGGGAAACGCGGCTGAGTTCGCGGATCTCGACCAGATTGCCGCCAGTGCGATAGGGTCCGTGTGA
- a CDS encoding isochorismatase family protein, with protein MFFSRTVLIVCCTLLSAANLPAQETGGVPRAYRNELRRIEDASPLLADYPEFFEPIIEQAHYEAPAIVDDEGADLHVRAWRFSYNARGIIEMPNHLNARNTAVIMVHPWGIDDGQGWNTPEPAGVADFCTKEKNHLAGRHTREVVRPLLNSLRGRAAFVMYSLPGAKDPIRRKLYRSLSHTPTEQDRKSGAAELTAKLTGFEYRGEPLPEKLSLSNDLPVRDYFRQFPGIDSSARYNNAGFWELPIPVTTDVDVHPTDVVIYDADGYEPLRSFLRDHGIRHVLLTGYATDMCFCKTTAGYENLSQDFNVFLVGDASLATFPSNTSPRFAVNAAISYAALNQLITQVSWITFDAKDE; from the coding sequence ATGTTTTTTTCGCGAACGGTCCTGATTGTCTGTTGTACGCTGCTGTCAGCCGCGAACCTGCCTGCCCAGGAAACGGGTGGTGTCCCGCGTGCGTATCGCAATGAACTGCGGCGCATCGAAGACGCGAGTCCGCTGCTGGCCGACTATCCGGAGTTCTTTGAGCCCATCATCGAGCAGGCGCATTACGAAGCGCCGGCGATTGTTGATGACGAAGGTGCGGATCTGCATGTTCGCGCGTGGAGGTTTTCGTACAACGCTCGCGGCATCATCGAAATGCCGAATCACCTGAACGCGCGGAACACTGCGGTGATCATGGTTCATCCGTGGGGTATTGATGACGGTCAGGGCTGGAATACGCCGGAGCCGGCCGGAGTCGCCGATTTCTGTACGAAGGAGAAGAACCATCTGGCCGGTCGGCATACGCGCGAGGTCGTACGACCTTTGTTGAACTCGCTTCGCGGCCGCGCGGCGTTTGTGATGTACAGTCTGCCGGGAGCAAAAGATCCGATTCGCCGCAAGCTGTACCGCTCGTTGTCGCACACTCCCACGGAGCAGGATCGAAAGTCAGGAGCCGCCGAGCTGACGGCGAAACTGACCGGTTTCGAATATCGCGGCGAACCGCTGCCGGAAAAACTTTCGCTGTCGAACGATCTTCCCGTGCGGGATTATTTCCGCCAGTTTCCCGGCATCGATTCCAGTGCTCGATACAACAACGCAGGGTTCTGGGAACTTCCGATTCCGGTGACCACCGACGTCGACGTCCATCCGACCGATGTTGTGATTTACGATGCCGACGGTTACGAACCGCTGCGATCATTTCTGCGGGATCACGGAATCCGGCACGTGCTTCTGACCGGCTACGCGACGGACATGTGCTTCTGCAAGACGACGGCCGGTTACGAAAACCTGTCGCAGGATTTCAATGTGTTTCTGGTGGGTGACGCGTCACTGGCTACGTTTCCGTCGAACACGTCTCCGCGGTTTGCCGTCAACGCGGCGATTTCCTACGCCGCATTGAATCAACTGATCACGCAGGTGTCGTGGATTACGTTCGACGCAAAGGACGAATGA
- the ribD gene encoding bifunctional diaminohydroxyphosphoribosylaminopyrimidine deaminase/5-amino-6-(5-phosphoribosylamino)uracil reductase RibD encodes MRKSTRSGVPDRTHGAQLFVTLEPCCHHGKTPPCTDAVIAAGFRRVVIGCQDPARHAAGRGIDRLRVAGIEVEIGVCEDEVRRLIAPFEMLMCSGRPWVHAKWAMTLDGRIATATGHSQWISNDESRAEVHRLRGRMDAIVTGAGTVRRDDPALTARPAGPRTALRVVLDSRGTSVSADSRLVKTIADAAVLVVVTSLAESQQVQRLKELGCEVFTAPPDAVGRPDVSAVLTELAKRHFTNVMIEAGPEVLGSFFDAQLIDEVHVFVAPKLIGGSSARPPIGGSGLLRIPEWPNIRAVTSQLFGGDHYIRGDVVRGDDGKL; translated from the coding sequence ATGCGGAAGTCAACGCGATCCGGCGTGCCGGACCGCACGCACGGTGCTCAGCTTTTTGTCACGCTGGAACCGTGCTGTCATCACGGCAAGACACCGCCCTGCACAGACGCGGTGATTGCCGCCGGATTTCGCCGAGTGGTCATCGGCTGCCAGGATCCGGCAAGGCATGCGGCCGGTCGGGGAATCGATCGGCTGCGGGTCGCCGGGATTGAAGTCGAGATCGGCGTCTGCGAAGACGAAGTGCGACGCCTGATCGCTCCGTTCGAAATGCTGATGTGCAGCGGACGACCATGGGTTCATGCCAAGTGGGCGATGACGCTTGACGGTCGGATCGCCACCGCGACGGGGCATTCGCAATGGATTTCGAATGACGAATCGCGGGCCGAGGTTCATCGTTTGCGAGGCCGCATGGACGCGATCGTCACGGGAGCCGGCACGGTGCGGCGCGACGATCCCGCGCTGACCGCTCGGCCCGCCGGACCGCGAACGGCGCTGCGCGTGGTGCTGGATTCCCGCGGCACTTCCGTCTCAGCGGACAGCCGGCTTGTCAAGACCATCGCTGACGCTGCGGTACTGGTCGTCGTCACCAGCCTGGCCGAATCTCAGCAGGTGCAGCGACTGAAGGAACTCGGCTGCGAAGTCTTCACAGCTCCGCCGGATGCCGTCGGGCGTCCCGACGTTTCCGCAGTTTTGACGGAACTCGCGAAACGACATTTCACGAACGTGATGATCGAAGCGGGTCCGGAGGTGCTCGGCAGTTTCTTCGACGCACAGTTGATTGACGAAGTTCACGTGTTTGTCGCGCCGAAACTGATCGGTGGATCGTCGGCCAGGCCACCAATCGGAGGCAGTGGTCTGCTTCGAATTCCCGAGTGGCCGAACATCCGCGCCGTGACATCGCAATTGTTCGGCGGGGACCATTACATTCGTGGTGACGTCGTCCGGGGCGACGATGGAAAGCTGTGA
- a CDS encoding tripartite tricarboxylate transporter permease yields the protein MNEALTQALTDVFGRLDIWMIVISAAVYGVFVGAIPGLTATMAVALFVPMAYWLDPVAAMAAIITMVACAIFAGDLPTVFLRIPGTPSSAAYADEAFAFTKRGEAERVLGIALFCSATGGVFGAIAMMLLGSQLAKVATLFSVTEYFWLYLIGLSCAVLVASGSKAKALLSLLLGLFLSTIGLSAAHVEARFTFGIPDLYQGISFIPAMIGLFGLSEVFRNLGPEPAGAASEASHDHIAAAQLWRRSISEMARRFRCRKRDTARSSSIGVFIGMLPGAGADIAAWVSFAVSKRARLKKLQNAAAEDSAKSETVDSLDCIADATSANNAALAGSWIPALVFGIPGDSITAIVLGVLMMKNLTPGPKIFEDQATFVYSLYLIFLLANLVLVPVGFLAIRLGGRIVRIPRRILLPMIVLFCVTGSYALNGSLFDVATMLTMGVTGFLLSRFEIPLGPVVLGLILGGPLEERFVQVLTGSAGNPLALVNRPIAIVLALAFAVMLMSIIRASRRDTQEYPSRPA from the coding sequence ATGAATGAAGCGCTGACACAGGCTCTGACCGATGTCTTCGGGCGACTTGACATCTGGATGATTGTCATCAGCGCCGCCGTGTATGGCGTCTTTGTGGGAGCGATTCCCGGCCTGACCGCGACCATGGCCGTGGCTTTGTTTGTACCGATGGCGTATTGGCTTGATCCCGTTGCGGCGATGGCCGCGATCATCACGATGGTCGCCTGCGCGATCTTTGCCGGAGACCTGCCGACCGTCTTTCTGCGGATCCCGGGAACTCCGTCGTCCGCGGCCTATGCGGACGAAGCGTTCGCGTTCACCAAACGAGGCGAAGCGGAACGCGTTCTGGGAATCGCCCTGTTCTGCAGCGCGACCGGCGGCGTGTTCGGCGCGATCGCAATGATGCTGCTCGGCTCGCAACTGGCGAAAGTCGCGACGCTGTTTTCCGTGACCGAATACTTCTGGCTGTATCTGATCGGCCTGAGCTGCGCCGTGCTGGTCGCGTCAGGCTCAAAAGCGAAGGCGCTGCTGAGTCTGCTGCTGGGACTGTTTCTGTCGACCATTGGTCTCAGCGCCGCTCACGTGGAAGCTCGGTTCACATTCGGCATTCCCGACCTGTACCAGGGAATCTCCTTCATTCCCGCGATGATCGGCCTGTTCGGACTGTCCGAAGTCTTCCGCAATCTGGGTCCGGAACCTGCCGGCGCTGCGTCGGAAGCGAGTCACGATCACATCGCTGCGGCTCAACTGTGGCGCCGATCGATCAGTGAAATGGCCCGCCGCTTCCGCTGCCGAAAACGCGACACCGCCCGGTCGAGTTCTATCGGCGTCTTTATCGGAATGCTGCCCGGCGCCGGCGCCGACATTGCCGCCTGGGTCTCATTCGCCGTGTCCAAACGAGCCCGGTTGAAGAAACTTCAAAACGCAGCCGCCGAAGATTCCGCGAAGTCGGAGACTGTTGACAGCCTGGACTGCATTGCCGACGCGACGTCGGCCAACAACGCCGCTCTGGCCGGAAGCTGGATTCCCGCGCTGGTGTTCGGCATTCCCGGAGATTCCATCACAGCGATCGTGCTCGGCGTGCTGATGATGAAAAACCTGACGCCCGGCCCGAAGATCTTTGAAGACCAGGCGACGTTCGTCTACAGCCTGTACCTGATCTTTCTGCTGGCGAACCTGGTGCTGGTTCCCGTTGGATTTCTGGCGATCCGCCTGGGAGGCCGCATCGTGCGGATTCCGCGGCGAATTCTGCTGCCGATGATCGTTCTGTTCTGTGTCACCGGTTCCTATGCGCTGAACGGCAGCCTGTTTGACGTTGCCACGATGCTGACGATGGGCGTTACCGGATTTCTGCTGTCACGCTTCGAAATTCCGCTGGGACCGGTAGTGCTTGGTCTCATCCTTGGTGGCCCGCTGGAAGAACGCTTCGTTCAGGTGCTGACCGGTTCCGCCGGCAACCCGCTGGCTCTGGTGAACCGACCAATCGCCATCGTCCTGGCGCTGGCCTTCGCCGTCATGCTCATGTCCATCATCCGAGCCTCACGCCGCGACACGCAAGAGTACCCATCACGCCCCGCGTGA
- a CDS encoding tripartite tricarboxylate transporter substrate-binding protein, whose product MAACPENSAGLESFAPSQVPAPCGSWFWPVWLLLAAALLPVGCSDESRFPSRPVTMICPWSAGGGTDRVTRQVAVQLEQELGVPVNVVNATGGGGVTGHTRGALASADGYTVTMGTVELNMLHWRGLCPISPDNFEPLALLNTDDAAIFVRHDAPWKTIADLEDAIRSAPTPLRASGTANGGIWHVALIGWLARENIDQNNVSWISINGSAPSLQELMADGLELVSCSIPEARSLMDAGEVRCLGVMSAERSPAAPDVPTFREQGIDWVMGSWRGLLYPRNVPPRIQQRMQAAVLKVAESDEFAAFMSSAGFQRTVAEPKEFAALLKSSDEEFGTIMNSAAFAQSDTSPIGRLVFPVLLLAGAAVTTGWLAVKKQFRIRDDARAETADVWKKSVLFVVAVAAFILVCDHAGYVLSSTALLLTLLLSLRVKISHAALMTVVLVPGLYQLFSGILGVPLPWGWFAW is encoded by the coding sequence ATGGCAGCGTGCCCAGAGAATTCCGCCGGTTTGGAATCGTTCGCGCCGTCGCAAGTCCCGGCGCCGTGTGGTTCATGGTTCTGGCCGGTGTGGCTGTTGCTGGCCGCTGCGCTGTTGCCGGTCGGCTGTTCGGACGAAAGCCGCTTTCCGTCGCGGCCGGTCACCATGATCTGTCCGTGGTCAGCCGGAGGCGGAACGGATCGCGTGACTCGCCAGGTTGCCGTGCAACTGGAACAGGAACTGGGCGTTCCCGTCAACGTCGTGAATGCTACGGGGGGAGGCGGCGTCACGGGACACACTCGCGGAGCACTCGCGAGCGCCGATGGCTACACCGTGACGATGGGAACCGTCGAACTGAACATGCTGCACTGGCGAGGACTGTGCCCGATTTCTCCCGACAACTTCGAACCCCTGGCTCTGCTGAACACCGATGACGCGGCGATCTTCGTGCGTCACGACGCTCCCTGGAAAACCATCGCCGATCTGGAAGACGCAATCCGCAGCGCGCCGACGCCGCTGCGAGCGTCCGGGACCGCGAACGGAGGAATCTGGCACGTGGCTCTGATCGGCTGGCTGGCGCGGGAGAACATCGACCAGAACAATGTGTCGTGGATTTCGATCAACGGCTCGGCTCCTTCATTGCAGGAATTGATGGCGGACGGCCTGGAACTGGTGTCGTGCTCCATCCCGGAAGCCCGGTCGCTGATGGATGCCGGCGAAGTCCGCTGCCTGGGAGTCATGAGCGCCGAACGTTCGCCCGCCGCTCCCGATGTGCCCACGTTTCGCGAACAGGGCATCGACTGGGTCATGGGAAGCTGGCGCGGTTTGCTGTATCCCAGGAACGTTCCTCCCCGAATTCAGCAGCGGATGCAGGCCGCCGTGCTGAAGGTCGCCGAAAGCGATGAGTTCGCGGCGTTCATGTCGTCCGCGGGATTCCAAAGAACTGTGGCGGAACCGAAGGAGTTCGCCGCACTTCTGAAAAGCAGCGACGAAGAGTTCGGGACGATCATGAACAGCGCCGCGTTTGCACAAAGTGATACGTCGCCGATCGGTCGCCTGGTATTTCCCGTTCTGCTGCTGGCCGGAGCAGCCGTCACGACAGGCTGGCTGGCGGTGAAGAAGCAGTTTCGCATCCGGGATGACGCCAGAGCCGAAACTGCCGACGTCTGGAAGAAGTCCGTCCTGTTTGTAGTCGCCGTCGCCGCGTTCATCCTGGTGTGCGACCACGCGGGCTACGTCCTGTCATCCACAGCGCTGCTGCTGACTCTGCTGCTAAGCCTGCGCGTGAAGATTTCTCACGCCGCACTAATGACCGTCGTTCTGGTCCCCGGCCTGTACCAGTTGTTTTCGGGGATACTCGGCGTTCCGTTGCCGTGGGGCTGGTTCGCATGGTGA
- the dgoD gene encoding galactonate dehydratase translates to MPGSESSRRRFLTSAAALGVAGGALSRLLPAQETAGSQRTQYDTEPRRKMDSPVNALASRGEPVRITKLETMLVKPRWLFLKVHTDAGVTGWGEPIVEGRAKTMVTAIEELSEYLIGKDPRNVVHHWQAMYRHAFYRGGPILTSAISGIDMALWDIKGKLLGVPVYELLGGPTRHRVRVYAHVRYDPQRLVQRQAEGFTAFKTGVKNGTQSGIVASPRFIREAVDNFAALREAGGDEAEIGIDFHGAISPQNAKLLIRELEPFQPMFIEEPVACQNVDVMAEIADDTHIPIATGERIFTKWGFREILEKHAATILQPDLCHAGGITEVRLIAGMAEAYYAAIAPHNPLGPISLAAGIQLSASIPNFLCQEQVSLGDGYLKQPFVVKDGHIDVPTAPGLGIEIDEDALAEHIGHDWMNAETYFQPDGSVVDW, encoded by the coding sequence ATGCCGGGATCTGAATCCAGTCGTCGTCGATTTCTGACAAGTGCGGCCGCTCTGGGAGTCGCCGGCGGAGCACTCTCGCGTCTGCTTCCCGCGCAGGAAACAGCGGGATCGCAGCGCACACAGTACGACACGGAACCGCGGCGGAAGATGGACAGCCCCGTCAATGCGCTGGCTTCCCGAGGCGAACCGGTCCGGATCACAAAACTGGAAACGATGCTGGTGAAACCGCGCTGGCTGTTTCTGAAGGTGCATACCGACGCGGGAGTCACCGGCTGGGGCGAACCGATCGTCGAAGGTCGTGCCAAAACGATGGTCACCGCGATTGAAGAGTTGTCCGAATACCTGATCGGCAAGGATCCGCGCAATGTCGTCCATCACTGGCAGGCCATGTATCGTCATGCCTTCTACCGAGGCGGCCCGATTCTGACCAGCGCCATCAGCGGCATCGACATGGCTCTGTGGGACATCAAGGGCAAGCTGCTGGGAGTGCCCGTGTACGAACTTCTCGGCGGACCGACGCGGCATCGTGTGCGAGTCTACGCTCACGTGCGTTACGACCCGCAGCGGCTGGTGCAGCGACAGGCGGAGGGCTTCACCGCCTTCAAGACCGGCGTCAAAAACGGCACGCAGTCCGGCATCGTCGCGTCTCCCCGATTCATCCGGGAAGCCGTCGACAATTTCGCCGCCCTGCGCGAAGCCGGCGGCGACGAAGCGGAAATCGGAATCGACTTCCACGGAGCCATCAGTCCGCAAAACGCGAAACTTCTGATCCGCGAACTCGAACCGTTTCAGCCGATGTTCATCGAAGAACCGGTCGCCTGTCAGAACGTCGACGTCATGGCCGAAATCGCCGACGACACGCACATCCCGATTGCGACCGGCGAACGGATCTTCACGAAGTGGGGGTTTCGGGAGATCCTCGAAAAACACGCCGCCACCATTCTTCAGCCGGACCTGTGTCACGCCGGAGGCATCACCGAAGTGCGCCTGATCGCGGGCATGGCGGAAGCCTATTACGCCGCCATCGCTCCGCACAATCCGCTGGGGCCGATTTCTCTGGCGGCCGGGATTCAGCTTTCCGCCAGCATTCCCAACTTCCTGTGCCAGGAACAGGTCTCTCTGGGCGACGGCTATCTGAAGCAGCCGTTTGTCGTGAAGGACGGGCACATCGATGTTCCTACCGCTCCCGGCCTGGGCATCGAAATCGACGAAGATGCACTCGCCGAACATATCGGACACGACTGGATGAACGCGGAAACCTACTTTCAGCCGGACGGCTCCGTGGTGGATTGGTAG
- the trkA gene encoding Trk system potassium transporter TrkA: MAGTPSMNVVVLGAGTVGQTVAELLGSQGINVCIVDENPDVLRRVEERLDVQSVCGSAFDAATLFQAGVLSADLCLAVTSKDEVNLVSASIAREMGAGRSVARIFNPILRDNSTFDYRRHFNVDRLISLEELTALELAKHIRSSSALTVENFVRGGVEVQGIHIGERARAIGVKLKDLNLPAGVRVGLISGEHRSTVAGANDAIEPGDHVTLIGGRGDIDKVTPMFQGRSSERPRVVIAGGGEIGLNLARLLERTRCRTTLMEADAQRCEFVAERLKNTLVLHADVKSKADMEEARVGSAEVFVACTGRDEENIVCGVEAKELGCQRLITIVRSPDYANVLERLGIDVAVSPREAMARQIVGLVSRGPIRERSPMAGNFAEVWEVEVREGVPATQAPLKDLVMPGSLVAAIERKGYVKVAGADDQLHGGDTVVLLVHRDSEARVLALF, encoded by the coding sequence ATCGCTGGAACGCCGTCCATGAATGTTGTTGTGCTGGGAGCCGGAACGGTTGGGCAAACCGTGGCGGAGCTGCTGGGAAGTCAGGGAATCAACGTCTGCATCGTTGACGAGAACCCCGACGTGCTGCGGCGCGTGGAAGAGCGACTGGACGTGCAGTCCGTGTGCGGGTCGGCGTTTGACGCGGCCACGCTGTTTCAGGCGGGAGTCCTGTCGGCGGACCTGTGCCTGGCGGTCACCAGCAAGGACGAAGTGAATCTGGTCAGCGCCAGTATCGCACGGGAGATGGGAGCCGGCCGCAGCGTGGCCCGCATTTTCAACCCGATTCTGCGGGACAACAGCACGTTCGACTATCGGCGGCACTTCAACGTGGACCGACTGATCAGTCTGGAAGAACTGACGGCATTGGAACTGGCCAAGCACATTCGCAGTTCGTCCGCGCTGACGGTCGAAAACTTTGTTCGCGGCGGAGTCGAAGTTCAGGGGATTCACATCGGCGAACGCGCGCGGGCGATCGGCGTGAAGCTGAAGGATCTGAACCTGCCGGCGGGAGTGCGAGTCGGGCTGATTTCCGGTGAGCACCGGTCAACGGTTGCCGGAGCCAACGACGCGATCGAACCCGGCGACCATGTGACTCTGATCGGCGGGCGCGGCGACATCGACAAGGTCACGCCGATGTTTCAGGGACGCAGCAGCGAACGACCGCGAGTCGTCATTGCCGGAGGCGGCGAAATCGGACTCAACCTGGCGCGGCTGCTGGAACGAACGCGCTGCCGCACGACTCTGATGGAAGCGGACGCTCAGCGATGCGAATTCGTCGCGGAGCGGCTGAAGAATACGCTGGTTCTGCACGCCGACGTGAAAAGCAAAGCTGACATGGAAGAGGCCCGCGTCGGCAGCGCGGAAGTGTTCGTCGCGTGTACCGGCCGCGACGAGGAAAACATCGTGTGCGGCGTCGAAGCCAAGGAACTCGGCTGCCAGCGGCTGATTACCATCGTTCGCAGCCCCGACTATGCCAACGTGCTGGAACGTCTGGGAATCGACGTGGCCGTCAGTCCCCGCGAAGCCATGGCGCGCCAGATTGTCGGACTGGTTTCCAGAGGGCCGATTCGCGAACGCAGTCCCATGGCTGGCAACTTTGCCGAAGTCTGGGAAGTGGAAGTTCGGGAAGGCGTTCCGGCAACGCAGGCTCCGCTGAAGGATCTGGTGATGCCCGGCAGCCTGGTCGCCGCGATCGAACGCAAAGGCTACGTCAAGGTCGCCGGCGCAGATGACCAGCTTCACGGCGGCGACACCGTGGTTCTGCTGGTGCATCGTGACAGCGAAGCCAGAGTTCTGGCGCTATTTTGA